The following proteins are encoded in a genomic region of Vicinamibacteria bacterium:
- a CDS encoding heavy metal-binding domain-containing protein, protein MTTVFLVTVQLLQPDDARESFEVWLCPLHRDEQAVGPAACPICERPMVKRLLVSSYSCPMHPHIDREEPGTCNICYMDLVAMTRELQWYCPDDPREVSAVPGSVCSKSGDAMALRTIPMAHGDHNPRHGGILFMAPDRYHHLEGVLSPEGAFRLYFYDDFTEPMDASDFHARIGAETLR, encoded by the coding sequence ATGACGACTGTCTTCTTGGTGACAGTGCAGCTCCTGCAACCGGATGACGCGCGCGAATCCTTCGAGGTCTGGCTCTGCCCTCTCCATCGAGACGAGCAGGCCGTTGGACCGGCAGCGTGCCCGATCTGTGAGCGGCCCATGGTCAAGCGACTGCTGGTCAGCAGCTATTCCTGTCCCATGCACCCGCATATCGATCGGGAGGAGCCCGGTACGTGCAACATCTGCTACATGGATCTCGTCGCCATGACGCGGGAGCTCCAGTGGTACTGCCCCGACGATCCTCGAGAAGTCAGCGCCGTTCCGGGAAGCGTCTGCTCGAAAAGCGGGGACGCGATGGCCCTCCGAACCATCCCCATGGCCCACGGCGACCACAATCCGCGCCACGGCGGCATCTTGTTCATGGCCCCAGACCGCTACCACCACCTCGAGGGCGTCCTCTCCCCGGAAGGCGCCTTTCGGCTCTATTTCTACGACGATTTCACCGAGCCCATGGACGCGAGCGACTTTCACGCCCGGATCGGTGCAGAGACGCTGAGG